The region TACTATAgttcactacaccaccactacaacttAACACTGAACCTGCCTGTCTATTTTACTACCATGTCTTAGGCCACTTACAGTAATATCAAATTGGACCAATTGGACAAGAACACTAGACCGTAACTACACTATACCTGGCTATGGAACTGGTGACTATCAAGTTTTAGGTCATGAAATAGGACCAATTGAAGGAGAACACGAAACACAAATAACCCTCGTTGTAAATGTTAAACTAAGTTAGTATGTTACACTGTAGTGCCTAGGAACCATCTTTTAGGGCACTAATATGAAATAGGACCAATTGAAGAAGAACACACAACACAAATAACTGGCATTGTGAACATTAAGCTACTGTATGTAATCATTCCTACCCTTGGCAGCCCAGGCTCTGAGTGGGCTGCTGTCGTCTATGATGTGGTAGAAGGtgagggggaggatgaggaagGGGCTGTCGCTGGACGTGTCCACCTGGAAGGGAACGTTCCTCTGGTCCAGACGCACCGTCTCCCCCTCCTTGGTCTGGGACGACTGGAGCAACTTCCCCGTCACCTAGGAGCCAAATGGAGTCATTTGGTTAGGGGACATGTGCAAGAATTCTAAAAAGAGGAGCGTCGATGGAAAATGACAAAtgcgtcatacacacacacacacacacacacacacacacatatacacacaaactgtGTCTCTACCGAGCAGCCCAGCAGCAGGCTCTTGCGCATGTTAGCCACACGGATCATGAGGCAGGGTCGGCCCTCGTGATTGGACACCACAGCGTACTGGCTGAActtcactgtctctcctctcttcttgggCCGCGCCACCTGAGTACAATGAGGAAGAGTGTGTCAAAGCCACACAGTGTAGCATGATGAACTACACTTCCCACAATGCTCTCTGCAACATATCCGGTGCTGCACAGCCTGCTGTAAGTCTCCTTATCAATACATACAGGGCATGAACTTCCTATCATCTTAACCTccgcccccaacacacacacgcacacagaaacacacacacacacagacacacatatagaTAACTCTGACCCTGAGTGAGAGATAGAGGGCAGCAGATAATTCATGTTATAGAGGGTTAGAATGataagaggagaaagggagagggggagagagagaggggggagagagggggagagagaggtgggagagagagggggagagaaaggggggagagagagaggggggagagagagagaggggggagagaggggggagagagagggagagagaggtggggagagagagggggagagagggagagagagagggggagaggtggataATAAACACTGCTGTATGTGTTGACTATGGATGGATGCAGTGCATATGTGACCCGAtttaggaaactaggcatatgtcgcaagtcacgacttcacagcagagccgtttgaacgtaaatcatattatttttatcaaaatgcgtttttttacagaaattccttctcgaacatgtgaactttcatgtgccttaataacaaacttgtatggcatctgtaaatacgaataaaattgttcaattacgagccttgttggttaagccacaaaAAAAGaaagcaaccttcccactagccatgattggctgagataatgagtgggctggacatgctgagagaggagagaggattggtctgccatatagaaggcttctgtcgatttgagctcgtcagtctgtgttggtaatcccgTCGAAcacacctttaaaaaaaaaatgttttgaagtggagctgcataagtgttgctctccactttctggaggatcaagttttgaaatcagtggaattagagtatgatagctatagagatggagaaaacacctggctccggattacatcttcaaactaagggcaaccgtggtatggcattcctgacagggagacgtGTCCGTGATGCATGTTGATGTATACAGGTAACATagtctagcgttagctagctacattttcagatattacacgtttttaATTTTGAcaaaaagtggtttcatttcaagctaaagtgtactgttagctatttagagcctaatgttagctagctaacattgaacctggttggttagctcccagcactgtggcattgttgccactttcttcattgttgtttaactagctgatgttagctggctggctcgttagctaacgttattattcgtttcccagagctgtttgcttttctagtcagagcctaatgttaggcagtgttggcactttgttcattgttgtttaactagctaaggttagctggctggctcgttagctaacattacgtgacgtgtgtacaacacccgttgaatatggctgatgtcagtaaacgtctgcaaaaaagcgtcatgaaattgttgccagcagagctggttaggctgttttcgtgttatccagagcgtcaagtgtgcgctctgagagtgaaacgagatgggtggggctaaagcttaagagggtgtgaaagatgctgaatgggtgtagacaaaaaaTAACTCTTCACTAGAAACCAAAATATTCAAATgcgattttctcaaaagtgagattACAAGTTGATCAagaagaattactttcccattgttcctcaaatgcaatgtatgatatacaattttgtagctcagagtctctacttttacccaatgtaaaaaacaccatttcacatttcgctacataagaccgaatccaggtggtgagtcacatatcgGGGCACTGAAAATTTGACATGTAGATCCAGATTTTtcagtgatatactgtatatccatACTGTTTAGTGGTGGTTTACTTTATCGATGAATGTGATGGATGGTAAAGTGAACATCTTATCGATCTGCCCAGGGGAAGGGTACCTTGGCGAGGAAGGTTCCAGTGATGAAGATCTCAAGCACCATGGTTATGACCagctggaggatgaggaggatgatggCAGCGGGACATTCCTCTGTGATGCAACGGAAGCCATAGCCAATTGTGGTCTGCGACTCCAGTGAGAAGAGGAACGCCCCTGTCAGAGTCTGCACCTGCATCACACACGGGGTGTGGTTGGACGGAGGGTCAAACtctggagggaggggtggagaagggaggcagagggagagaggcaagGTTGTGAGATTGATATGGAAAGCAAAAGGTCTCAGGGTTGAAGATTATAGGGGAGGTACAACTGATTGTATTGGTTTTTGAGGTATCATTGCTCTCAAATGCCTTAgcattctgtctctccctctctttcccttccctcCATCCTCACATAGCAGAGCCACCAGGTACCACAGAACCCCTCCCAccttctctccccccatccctctctccctctctctccccttcctccatcCTCACCTAGCAGGTCTCCGTGCACCAGCGCCACCAGGTACCACAGAACCCCGAACAGGAACCAGGTCCCGGCGAAGGTGGCCGAGAACAGGAAGAGCTTGTAGCGCCACTGCATGTCCAGGAAGGTCGTCCAGATGTCACGCAGGTACATCGCCCCACGCCCGCTCACATGCTCGATGTGCACGTTGCTGTGCCCGTCCTTGGAGAGAACGCGCCTTCTCCGTCGGAGCGCGCAGACCGCCGTCGCTGCCCCCCCTGCCGCCGCTGCCCCCCCTGCCGCCGCTGCCCCCCCTGCCACCGCTGCCGCCCCCACCCCTGCCGTCCCCCCTGCCCCCAGCAGCGGCTTCAGAACCTCCGTCTGTGTCATGGAGTGACACACCTTCTGGGGGGAGGAGCCGCGCGAGGAGGGGGGAGTGGCCGACGTCATGGCTGCAGCTTTATcaggggaagaagggagggatggtgggaggggggGTTGATGGAGGAGTGAGGTAGGGGGTGAAGGGGGATAGAATGGATAAATGGGAAAGGAAGAGGGTGACGGTGGAAattagagtgagggagagaggtgaagagagagagaggtgaagagggagaggactggggtgtggagggagaggggtgaggagaagtaggggtgaggagggagaggagtgaaATGAGAGAGGAGTGAaacgagagagagatgaagagggaaatagagggagagaggtgaggatggagaggggtgaggagggagaggagtgaagagggagaggagtgaggagggagaggggtgaggagggagagaggtgaggagggagagaggtgaggagggagagaggtgaggagggagagaggtgaggagggagagagagagaggtgaggagggagagaggtgaggagggagagagagagaggtgaggaggggagagaggtgaggaggggggagaggtgaggagggggagaggtgaggagggggagaggagggaggggtgaggagggagagaggtgaggagggagagaggagagagaggtgaggagggagaggagggagaggagggagagaggtgaggagggagagaggtgaggagggggagaggagggagagaggtgaggagggagaggagtgaggagggagaggagtgaaacaggagagagatgaagagaaggaggagtgaaACGGGAGaaaaatggagagggagagggggtgaggagaagGAGGGGTGAAGAGGAAGAGATAAATATTGTGCAAAGTCAAAGTTGATGAAAACCAAGTAGGAAAGATTTTGTGAGAAAGGAGaaaagaggaaaggaagagagaggttgTTAAAGGGAGGAATGGAAGAGGTGACAGGAGTGGAACATTCGGGGTGTGGGGGAGGAAGACATGAAGaaagggatagaaagagagggacatTATAAATCGGACACACTTTTTCAAGTGGACAGATGCAGGCCTGTGGCTGTCAATGTGCTCCaaactctctgtcactctctctcttcatcctttTCTTTTCAGAGAGAGCAGCAGCTGCCCTTTCAAAGTAAAAGCCCCCTTTCAGCGCCAAGTCACAGCTGTCTTTTCATTTTAAAAGCCCCTCTATAATGCTAAGGCGTTCAGATGTGTCTGCAGCACATCACGCTGGCTGGATCAACAGGGACAGAAACAAGGCTTACTTTTTCCCCATCCGAAACCAGGAACAGAAAAGCCACATGTAGCCTATTATCTGGAGCACAGGTGGCAACTTAATTggggacaggctcgtggtaatggctggagcggaattagtggaattgtatcaaatacatcaaacacatgttttccacatggtttccatgtggttcataccattccattgactccattccagccattattatgagccgtcctcccctcagcagcctccactggtatggaTCAGCCATTTATGAATGGGCTTTGATCCCtgacacaatctatttctctttcATTATCCCTTTTTCCCTAACGAAGTAAAAATGAACGTTTCAATCGTCTTACTGCCTTACACTTAGAGTTCAAACTATGACCTTACCACGTTGACAATTAGCCCCATACTGCCCCAGTAGTCTACTACCATGTGCAGCTCCAATGGGACATTCATCagctgtcacatgatctcatttTCACTTTCCAATAAATGTTTTTCTGTGTCAGAGAATTAAGCGGTGTGTTTTGTGGACGCAGTACAGCAGGAGAATAGAGCTTGTCCAAATACAATGTtacttgtcacatgtgccaaatacaacgggtgtagacttcacggtgaaatgcttacttacaagcccttaaccaacaatgcagttttaagaaaataagagttaagaaaatatttactaaatatactaaagtaaaaaaagtaacacaataaaataacagtagcaaggctatatacagggagcaccggtaccgagtcaatgtgcaggggtagaggttagtcaaggtaattgaggtaatatgtacatgtaagtagggtAAAGTGgctttgcatagataataaacagctagaagcagcagtgtaaaaaatgcAAATAgaccaggtagccatttgattaattgttcaggactcttatggcttgggggtagaagctgttaaggagccttttggacctagacctgTTGcgccagtaccgcttgccgtgcggttgcagagagaacagtctatgatttgggtggctggagtccttgacaatttttagggccttcctgatacggcctggtacagaggtcctgggtggcaggaagtgatgtactgggacgtatgcactaccctc is a window of Salmo salar chromosome ssa18, Ssal_v3.1, whole genome shotgun sequence DNA encoding:
- the LOC106578022 gene encoding ATP-sensitive inward rectifier potassium channel 10: MTSATPPSSRGSSPQKVCHSMTQTEVLKPLLGAGGTAGVGAAAVAGGAAAAGGAAAAGGAATAVCALRRRRRVLSKDGHSNVHIEHVSGRGAMYLRDIWTTFLDMQWRYKLFLFSATFAGTWFLFGVLWYLVALVHGDLLEFDPPSNHTPCVMQVQTLTGAFLFSLESQTTIGYGFRCITEECPAAIILLILQLVITMVLEIFITGTFLAKVARPKKRGETVKFSQYAVVSNHEGRPCLMIRVANMRKSLLLGCSVTGKLLQSSQTKEGETVRLDQRNVPFQVDTSSDSPFLILPLTFYHIIDDSSPLRAWAAKGGGWTDPDLADFELLVIMSATVEPTSATCQVRTSYLPDEILWGYEFPPVVSLSPSGKYVADFTFFDKVDKMKTPPLFKQAPPPSPAMHLSRSSRGGAEKGADPEKMKLEESYRGEERGRGRGRDSSPLSVRISNV